The DNA window tctttatttatcttgtttcttctagctttcatgctatggagtttaaaacacttcggatactaaaaatattagaaattaatgaaatgaaagattttccgttatagattgttggaataatgttatgtgaattctcctttctttttttctccgattgataggtattttctcttattcacatgtagcacaatgatccttctcattaatctattacttttattattggtattgtaggcaagatgaaagtgttgtactttcatacaatgactattaaacacaatgctacttgatgtatttttttttctttctcttttttaaataagtttaagaattggtaaatttaccaattaccgacttaccattaccgatcgatcggtataccgaccatcggtataccgactcttccggtaacggtaacggtaacattttttgagttaccgaaagaattggtatggtaacgatattccgtgtttggtaacggtaaccgtaccaataacagccctaattGATAGGCATAATAATAACATTCGGAGTGGGGGATGAATGTTTGGGTATATTAGTAGTCTATTGACCAACCCAATTACTATAATCTAGTTAGTACATGTTGTTCCTCACAAGGTTTCATCTTTATCTGCTCCAACACACTTCCCAGGGAAATTATACTTCCAAGTAAATTCGCTTCATGTCATTGTCTGCCATACATGTTGTTTTATGGTCCCAATTGCCTCTTTTTTCCTCTTAATTTTACATTCTTTTTCGTGCTGATTTGACATGCGTCTTCGCAATTTGATcattatgtttttgttcttaaGAGCCTTCTCTTGCAAGGAAAGGAAAAACATAGTCCTATTGAATTGTCTGATTCATTGTTTGATGCCATTAATGTCCGACTATGGTGTTGATGTGCAAGTCAGAGGTGTTTTCAGGATCCATCCAGTCTACTAAATATCTGGTTAAAATTTTATTACTTGTTCTCTTCACCTTTTTGCGTGTAAGATTGATTTCTTCAGCTCCTCCGAAATCAGTCAATCAATTGAATCAACTTTACACTAAGCCAAAGAATGAAGATAAGATGCTGTAGAAGCTTGAGACTGTATCATAAAAATCTGAAAGTCTAGATATTTTTTTCAACGTTCATTGTGTACCAAAcaaaacttcttcttttttttttcttccaagttGAGGGTCTTAAAGCTTTCAATTTTATCGACTTGTATTCATAAACTCTGTTTGCAGCTATTCCCAAGTGTGACAGCAAAAATTGACAACCCATATGATTACAATTTAGATACAAACTACAAGGTCAAATAATTTGTGAGTAGTGGGTCTAAATCTACTGAATTTTGtgtgtttgatgaagacaagagatggAGACATTCTCTATCATCGTACTGGAATAGGAAGGAACTAGTATCCACATAGCCCATTCAACCTGTCCTACATAGAATTCAAATATCATTGGTAGACTTGGGTTAGGAATTTAGGATGAGGACCACCTCTTACTCTCAACTTTTATGTCCATGTTCATACTTCATGGCATACATATGTAAAGTAGGTTATGGTCATTTAGTACTGGAGTTGAAGCCTCAGTAAGCACAGGGGAACTGAAATACAGTATACTCTGTAAATATTCCAACTTGTAGGACTTGAAGTAAAATAGAAATGTAGGTGGAATGAAAGTCACTTAAAGAGAGAATCAGACAATAAATGTTCTAATATTTCAAGTTATCTATACAGTGAATGACAATATCTAGTACGTGTATTTACAAGATTGATCAATTGTGACGCAGCCTTAAAAAGATAATCTAAAAGATCTATTAAATTTATGCTGGGTCTTTAAGAATGATTAGGACAGTTAATTGTAATCCTGCTCTGCCCAATTACAATGTAGATTTAGTAATCTTGACAATATTCACAAGAGCCAGCAGCCATCCATGTCATCATCACGGCCTCACCAGAGGATCACTTGAAATTGTGACTTGGAATATCACTTGAAACGGTAGAAAACCAAAGGAGAAAGAACAGAGACAGAGGGCTTGCTTGCTTTTTCTTCATCCAGATATTATTGCTTGTTTTTGTTCCTCCCACAACTGTACTACTACTACCACCAATTTTATACGCTACACAACAAAACCAATATGGTTCAAAATGGCAATTTATAGTTCAAAACTGTGTCTTTTGtcccaaaaagaaaaggatactGCAAAATTTGTATCTACTCTGTTTTTTTCCAGCTCCGCCATTTGTGTAGAACCCAATAACTCAGTCCCGCTGGGGGAACCTAATGAACCAAAATTGGTCTCCCCGCCATTCACAAAAGTTGAATGACCAcctactcctcctcctcctctaagAAGTGCTTCACTATCTTCACGGTTGGCTGCAGTACGTCCTTGTCCCAGATTTCAATCCACCTGCcgctcttcttattcttctggTTCTCAGGTCTCATTTTTTGCTTCTTGTTCATGGATGACGTGAACAAAACTTCCCTAAATGCTTCCGTGGCGTCAACTCTCTGTAGGTCCCACCCAGCTACTCTCAGCCGTTCGATTTTCCTCAGTTGCCTCTTCACAAGCTGATACGTGTTCTCTTTTATCGCCCTCACCGTCTCCTCGTAGGCTTCCCTACGCATGCGACACCACTCCCAATCATCATCCCTCTGCTCCATCATCGGTGGGTATTTACTGAAATACCTATCGAACTCCGGCACCCCAATCGCTTTCCTCAACCCCGTTTCAGTTGGGGTTTTAACCCGACCCGGGTTATAGAACTCTGCCAGCTCCTCGAACATACCCAAGTCAAGCATTTCGTCGACCCGTTTTGCCAGATAATCGCATAAGACTGGGAAAGACACATCCACCCAGATAAAGCAACAGTTGTACCTGAACTCCGTTGAAATCGATTTTGAATTCCAACCAGTAGAAAAAACGTCCTCGTCCGCATTAAACTGATCCACGACTAGGGCGTGAATGAACGAGTTGGACCCACCAACAATCAGGGGCAGTTTTCCCCGTGAAACAATACCCGAAATGTAAAACCCGGCGAGGGAGCGGAAGTTGGAGGGAATGAACTCCCCTTCTTCTGGGTCAATCTCGCCTAGGAGATGGTGAGGGACGTTGCATCGGTCGGGAATGGAGATTTTATTCGTGGTGATGTCGAGACCGTTGTAAACCTGCATTTTGTCGGAGTTTATGATTTCTGAGGGGAAAAGTGTGGCGAGGTCGATAGAGAGGCTGGATTTACCGGTACCGGTGGCCCCCATAAGGACGAGGATCTTGTCTTTTCGACGAACAGGAGAGATGGAAGAATCCATGCGAGGTGGGGCCAACCGGGAGGGCCGGCGGAGGGATTTGAAAGGTGGTCCAGTTTTGAAGGACAAGGAAAGGAGCTTTGTGGGGGAATAATATTGTTGGTAGGTTGTTGGTAAGGGCAGTATTCCCATATGGAGAATAACaggaaaacccaaaaaaaaaaaagagacagcCTGGTTTTTTCTGCTTAGCTGCACACACACATAAAATACTGCACAATCCAATACAACAAGGAATATGTGACTCTGGGCTTGTGATTTCTggtcacagagagagagagagagtgagtacGGAGTACCTGATCAGTCTGTGTGTGGGTATGCAGTATGTGGTCTTTTTTTCTTCAGATTTTGGCGGGGAACAAGAACACTGATATATATGGAAATGAAAGATTGGGgctttgattttggttttgctGGCGTATGTGTGCTCTGTTTCGAGTTTATGTTGTCtctgtgttttttgttttgctcaTTCAATCATTCCCATGGATCATGCGTGCCATGCTCTGCTTCTCTCTTGTGTGCTGCGTACTAATTAGCTCTGCTTCTCTCTTGTCTGCCGCTCTCTTCGCAAACCACAACGTAcactctctgtttttctttgataagcAAACTCTATATACCATCTGTTGAGCTGTAATTCACCAATCCCTGGTGCTTTTTCTTCCCGGcgtgaaaattgaaattataaTATTCACACGATCGAAATAGCACAAGCAAGATTTGTCCAACGCCCAAATCCCAATTGATCGAAAGTGTAGAGTGGCATAAAGTACCCTCCACCTGTATACGTAAATATGCAGCAAGGAAAAAAAGGAATTGAATGTATAGCTATGAGTGTTCTTGTTAATTTATAGTATGAAACTTTTGAACTAGGCTAATGACCAATATTAATTTAGACATGACATTCATCTATCTatttgttgggtctgacattaaaattttattctaCATCGAATTGATATAACCCAACGAGTGACATTGATGTATAAGCAGAAAAAAGACGACGGATCCAAGACTGGGCTGTAGCTAAgcccaattttttaaaataaaaatacacttAAAGCCCTAAAAAGAATACACTTAAAATTTGGGCTGCTATTTGAAATTTGAGAGTAAGACTCTTTTGACCAACAATATCAACAACtaacaaatataaaatttgGTTATAAATTAGTTTACATATGATGACAAACACATCTGTAGTCTTATGGACCATTGATTGGGTCATTTCCTTTCACTGGGACTTGTTCTGCTATGCACTTTGTATTTGCACTCCCTAAAACATTGTAAGTGCAAGTAATAGTTGTTGTTAATCCAACATCAGTCTCCTTGAATTCCTCTTCCCATGCAAAAGACTGCAAGCAAATAGCAGTGTTTTGGTTTGCTACTGTCATTTGAATGTAATGCTTGCTTTGAAATGCTTCTCTGAATTGGTGTGAAATTTGTATTCATGGATAACATCATTTGTATGGATAAAACTCTCGGAGGTACTGCCCTTAAATCCCGCCAAAGTTTATTGGACGGATCAAAGTGATGTTATTTTAATATTGGCCGACCTCCACATCACTTCATGGCTCCACGCCAACAAGTAAAGGTAAAGTCTCTCTCACACAATTAACGCGTTTTCTAGGTTCAAGAACCAATGATGACTGTCCAAGAAGAACAAACTCATTGGGAGATAGTTTAAACGACTTCTTGAAGTAGTTTTTACAAGCATCGACGGTTGTGTATAATATGTTTTTTgtaaacataaaattttcaaaattaaccTAAAGCACCTCCCATCTCCCTTATGAAATGCCATAAGAACATATATCCATGATCCATGGACCGTGTAAAATGTCAATCATTGCGCAAACGTATGTTCACCAAGTCCCTATCAATCTCTTTAAATCTTTTTCGATCAATCAATCCTGGATTGGACAGCCCCACAAATATTTCAAGGATTCACATCTTATACCttcctttttttggttttttttgatgaatggaTGTTGATTTATAGATCAAAGAGAAAAAGACAACCAACATATTGTCTATCTCGCACCTTAGTTGGGTGCGGCTCGGAGTTCGGATATGACCCATGAGTCACAAAGTGGCCGTTTAGCTGGGTATACATGTTGAAAAGCTTCCAAGGATAGTTGATATTTCTAACAATGCGCACGTGTGGACTACTTTTTGAAGCAAAGAGTGAAAATGATTGAATGAATCCACAATGtttaaaaacaagtgaaggTACGTGCATGTTTTTCAAAGTGTGGCATGCATAGATCGATGTCAATATCCGGCTCAAAAGTGGAGATAGATATAGATAGCTTTGGCCTTCTCATCTTGATATCTTCTGAATTATGTGTTGATAATCATTGACTGTGATGTGGGGGTCCTTCTGGATAATTGTGTGGCCTTCTCGAGAGATTGAAATTAGTCTCTCACTCTTGTATTCCCCCATGTGTTTGTGTGTAATTCGTTAATTTAACTCTATTGGGGGCTTCAATTCTCCTTTAAAATTATGtttaattatgaattaaaatgtgtgattaagtaatttgatattcataatgttagaatatagtagattttgagaaaaaattataaatactaaattttaaacactaaacaataaaaattaaGTTCTAAATCCTAAATCTTAGACTCTAAACAATAATTTGTAACTCCTAATTCTAATATCCATGCCTTTGCCCGTTGATGGTGTATACATATGTTAATAATCTAAGTATTTGATAATCATGTATTTACGTACATTTTAAAGTTGATTGAGATGTTGATGCTAAGTTGCCATCCCTGTTTACTACCTTACATCaaacaaaattatatatatatatacactaactATTTCTTTAATTATTAAAGCTAGCTAGCTACCTACCTAGCTACTACATAAATCCAAACCAAAGAGATAATGATAGAATATTACACGTATGTTTAATGTCAACGCCTCTAATCACTAGCTTCCAGTCCTTGTTTAATGGTATACAACAATAGAATGACATGACAAATTAAAAAGGACGTACATACCGATTGTGATATTAATCACCCATACTTTGTGACCTAAAATTATCCCAACTAGCtaggttaattatatatatacaacatgaagatatatatatagtctataAATTAAACTCGTTATATATGTACGTGTTTTCCACATCTATCTTTATCAATCATCATGTTTCACGAGATTGTGCTCTTCATGGGTCCATTATATTCCCCCTCGGTATGAAGAAATATCTTCCGGCCTACCAAAAAGGCTTATGGCTTTCAACTCACACACGATGTGCATGTAGTTGTTAATCTACTCCGACTCTTTGTAATGTGGAAGAGAAACTTGTGCTTTTTGATGAAATGCAAGTTCAGCAAGCCACTTTGTGATAGCCCATGCGATATCTAAGTCATATATCAATATACCGTTGAGGGAGCACCTGGTAGGAGTAGAATTTGTGACCGAGTTACGCACATTGTCAGTTAACCAACCGAGCTACAACTCTTTGGTGGTAAAAATAATTTTGTAGAAATCAAATTATTTGACGGTGTGATTTGTTATTCCAATTCCTAATTATTATATAGTGTTCAGCTTATTCTACCAGACTATTTTTCTTGACTATATATGTTGCACGTATACCTTTTGATATTATAATAATGTTTACATATATGACAAGGAGAAAAAACAATAGACTTCTCTTATCATGCATGATCATGAATCAAACTGTAAATTAATAATGCATATTGACTTGACAAATGAACATGAAATCgttcttcaaaattttgaaatttacatGAAATCCTTCTTGAATTCCATGGTCACTAGCTAGCCGGCCGGTGGGTACCAGGACAAGTCTTATATATAATCTCGTGGTTTTTCATCATGATTAATACCAATGTCTTTTCCACACGTTTGAAGCGGCTGGTGGGATTTGTGGAGGGGTTATTCTCATCAGTTTTTTGACAAATTAGTAGTCCAATATTCAATAGGATGGTAGCTTAGAAGTCGTTTTGATGATCACAATTAGACGGCCCTACATTGAGCTCAAAGAATCATCGCTATTCCTTAGTCGGCAAACATTGTACCTTTCACACATATAGCTTATGCCCTCTCTGCCAATCACCTTAATTGCAAATCAACATCAAGATTAACTACATACTATTAGCATTATTGTATAAGTTAATATCTCTCAATTCTGGTATAGGAAGGCAATTAAAAATAGGATAATCAAAAGACTAACTAAACCAGTATTGCGGAAGTAAAGATCGATTGGTTAGTTTACGACGAAGTCAACACAACTTGGAATCCActaagaaaattgagagaaattaacctcaaaaatattattaattcatcAATCATTCTCTTATTTGTTGAATACGGCTACAATCCTATAAATATTAAAACTATAAACCCCCTAATAgacataaaattataaaaaaaaaatactaatttgattAGAATTCCTATTAACAACTACTAATAAAACTCTTAATAACACGATAATTAAAAATTCTTAATACTTAAGTAAATAATACGAAAAGTGTCATACATCACTAATCTTGATTATTGGTGGGGTGTCTAAAAGGAGGTTAGACGACGTCAAGAAAGAAAGTTGACTATGGTGCACCCAATATATATGATTAGCTAACGATCGAGTTCATATGAAAGAGACATCATGTAGATGGGATTAAGGTTGGGATTAAAAGATAATGAAAAAAATTGGCCTTGATTACACTCCACTTGGCTGAATTACAACTCATACACCGGACGTAGTCGTCATGTTGAAGTGCTTGGTTCTTTGTTTATTGGCTAAAATGATAGTTTATTAAGTAAAATAATTGCATTGAAACTAATAAACATAATACGTACAAAGCATGTATTGTTAGTTTAGAGGGCTAGAAATTGGGGATTGCAATGGGTAGGTTAATAAATTAGGGATAGACTTGGTTTTTAGTTTGAGAGATGTTCTTAGGTGGAGCCCACACCTAATGGCGGGAGGGaaattatttttgaattaaTTGTTGTTTAATTAAAAATAGTTTTCTTGAGTTTAAGAATAGTTATTAAGACTAAGACAATGCTAAAAACCCCCAAAAGTTCTTCAAAtttatgtggtattaaaattgtcattgattaaaaacacacatataagttcacttcacatccaaaCCTCCATATTAAATGAGGATATTTTGACGGTCACTTTTTGAGATCTCAAGCATTATCATTAAAACTAACATGATGTAATGATCATGATAACAACATTTGTGTTTTTTAATTATATGTTAGGAGAATGATCTTGTCTTTCGTGAAAATAAATACACGCGTGCAATTAGgagattaattattaatttatttttttaataagggcgtaattattattttttaatgccCCAAACCTATAAAAGAAATTCCACACAAAAAGGTGATGGGCCTGATAGAAGAATAGTGGCCCAAACATAATCAAACTCATAGCGGTTTGGGCCTGAATAATGGTGACCAAAATTTTATTTGGGCTTTTGATAGCTGACTAATTCGTGGGCTACTCATTAACGAAGCCCAAGCTCACCGGCTTTCAAGTGAAGTACTCAGTCCAAGCAATTCGTGGGCTACTCATAACAGAAGCCCACGCTTACCGGCTCTCAAGAGTCAAGTGAAGTACTGATCAGTCTGTCCAAGCAATTTCCAGCAGATGATCTAAAAAATCAGTTCCCCACTCCAGCAATGAATTTATTACAATGAAAAAAAAGGTGGTGAGGAAGGTAATTTGATGCAAGGTAGAGCAAGATCAATGGCTGACCCATTCACAACAATTAATCATAGGACATGCGTAAGTCCAAGATCAATGGCCGGACCATTCACTAGTAATCATAGGACACAAGAATATTGAGGAAATTTTCAACGTGCAGTCATTTTCTGTGATGGTTTGTTAAATAAAAGAGTTATGAAATACATTTTAAAACACTTCTCAAGATATTTCCAGTCGTTTTCGTTTAAATCACTATATGGGTCAtcatcaaatatgaacatgtaattcaataataaaattgtaACGGTGCAATCTGAAAGTCAATATTCTAAGATTATCAAGATGAATATCACTTATAAAACGGGATTTGGACATTCTCAACCAAAATATAGGAGATGGTGGCGGTGGTGTCATTGTTCTCTCAATATACTTGGAATTATGCCAATAACAAAATATCATGTTATcgtcaaatttaaaaattacaaatcatggtttttctttttttctttttgtttttccaccAGCACCGGccacttttattttattttttttttattttatagcaCAAATAAGGAAAATAATTGTATATCAAGAAAATAAGAACTGAGAATGCATCCACATTTGAAAACTGGTGCAGCCCATTTGGCCAACTTCGAGCAATTGCATCAGTGATAATTTGATAATTTGTTAAGGAATGAATGAGAGAAAAGTCGATTTTGTTGGagtatgaatgaatgaatagaTACAACAATGATATTTTACTCAGTCATTTTTGCTAGACTAAATAGAACGTCGTTAAAGTTGGTTGGCATATATGTTGACTTACTTTTAGCATATTTGGAATCCATTTTACACATTCTCTCTATCAATTTCATTCTCCCTCTATGTACCATTAAAATTACACAATTGTGACATACCACATTTCTCTTCTCACCCATACCCAACTTTACATTACACGTTCCCCAAATTTTTGTTGCCCCAATTGACCTAAAGACCATTGGGGCTGCTCTTTATCACCGGCCACTTGAAGTTCAGACCTGGGAGGTGATCATGAAAAAacggaaaataaaaatatgcgCATGAACCACGTGCGAGTCTCCCTACAATTCTGGCAGTGCGCAGAGAAGCAACAACGGTAACGTCAACGTCCAATTATTTAAGTTTCAACGTCTGTCTTGGTGGGTTGATCATACTCACAATTTTCAGTTTTCATGGAACTCTCTCAGGCTCTCCGATCCCGAACATCTCAGTCGTACCCACTTCACCAGAAACTTGCCTTTCCAGTTATCGTTCCTCGAAATCATAGAAGACCCGCTATTTTGCTGCCTCGAACAAGCACAAAACCACAAAATCGCCCTCTAACGGTCACAGCGAAGATGAAGTCACGAATCGAAGGCGTGAGCGACGAGTTGAACTCGATTGCTTCACTGAATCTGGATCACGCGGCTGCTCGCAGACGGGTTAGATCAGCTTTTTTCGAGCTTCAGCAACAGCTCGATCATCCACTTTTCATGGTTGGTTTGATTTGGGAATCAATATGGCCAActttaattgttttttcttttcctgacaTTGTTGTCTGATGTTCTAAttttgggggtttttttttcaacttgtaCGGATTGATGAGTAGCTGGCTCCAACTGGGATCAGAACTGAGGAGGTAGGCAACCGCTAATTAGTTGAATCTTTTTAAATGTACTTTCCCGTCAATTTCTCTTTGTTTAGAAGAAAATATaggaaaataagaaataatttcTCACTGTTGGTGCTTTATTCTGATTATGTGAATTAGCACATGTTCTGGTTTTGTGGTATGTTTATGCTGGGGTGGCTTTCTTTTTATGATCATCTGAATAATTGAGCTTCAAGGAAAACACTGATACCCATTTAAGAGCCCATTAATCTTGAATTTGACAAAATTTTGGGTTTATGGTTCGATTGTTGCTTGGTTTTGTAGTGGTATGAAAGGAATTCGAGGGGAATGGAAATTTTCTGTAAAAGCTGGATGCCTGAAGCTGGTGTGCGAATGAAAGGTGCAGTGTGCTTTTGCCATGGTTATGGTGATACTTGCACTTTCTTCTTTGAAGGTTTGTCCTTGTTTATCTTTTAAAGGTTTTTCCGTTTAGCATTATAAAAGTATTGCAAGTTTTGACTTTATAAATCGcttgagataaaaaaaagaaaagaaaagaaaagaaaaaatggcaTAATACAAGGGGAGCTTGGAACTGCAGGCATTGCCAAGCGAATTGCTGCATCAGGCTATTGTGTCTACGCCTTGGACTATCCTGGTTTTGGTCTTTCTGGAGGACTGCATGGTTACATCCCAAGCTTCGATGAGTTAGTTGATGATGTTATTGAACAATATACAAGAATCAAAGGTTTGATCTTTTCTGTATTTACCTTGTGCGAATGCTGACAGTTGTCTTATATATCATACAGAATGTTAGATTGGACATTTGAGTCAATAAGAATCtattcaaggaaaaaaagaaaacgagagcaactttttctgatctttttttttttaattttaaaattcacaGGAAGGCCTGAATTGCGAGGGTTGCCGCGATTCATATTGGGTCAATCAATGGGTGGAGCTGTTACCCTCAAAGTTCATTTAAAGGAACCACGTGAATGGGATGGAGTCATTCTTGTTGCACCAATGTGTAAAGTAAGCCCATTTCACCTTCTTGCTTCCATCATAAATCTAGTTTCAGTAAGTTGATGTGTTTTATATCTCATCAATAAGAACCATTTGCATTACACTCATCAAAAGTTTAATATTTACATCATTCCCAAAGGTCAGAATGTCAGATCAATTCAGTCAGTTGGGGGAACATATAGCGATATTTTCTTTACTACACAAATGCTTTTCTAACTCTTTGGTAGTGGCTGCTGAATTCGAATTGTGCACTCTGCTCCATTGGTGTAGAAagtgatatttttttgtttgctgGTCCACTTGACATGTATGGTCATAGGCTCATAGCACTTTGGGTGCCAGTTCTTTAGTTGATAATCCAGAATACAtgcgtgcttactttgattttcATGTTCCAGATGAACATAAGTTTACTGGTATCACATGCCACCTCAATGCTCATAGCTTACTCTTGTAAGCTTTCTAGTCCTCATGTTATCATTGCTCAATTGTGATGACTGACTAGTAGACTTCCCTTTGTAAGCTTACTCTCTGTTGAACTTTTTTTGTGCTCGGTGTTGATTCTTTTAGCATTCTGGGTAGTTGTCATCTAAATTTTATTCATGTAAAACTGCACGTTTTCATGGACTCCGAAAATCATGCTGACTTTTAGTATTTGCCAAGGTTTCAGAGGATTTGATGCCTCCAGCTGCAGTTATGAAGGTGCTAACCTTTTTGTCTAAAGTCATACCAAAAGCAAAGCTTTTACCTGAGAGGGATCTAGCTGAGCTCATGTTCAGAGAACCTGGGAAGAAGAAAATGGTTTGCCCTTtgattactttattttttttaatgcacatGTGAGACATAATAATGAATAGGCATGGTTGTATGCTTCAATATGGTTCAACAATTGGTAATGATCAAGAGGCTCACTGTGTTATGTTTCACTGGATCTAGAATGATGAAGTTGTAAGCAATTCCTAAAACACATACATGTTCAAGTACACCTGATCTTCGATGTTAAAAAATGGTTTCTTATTCATTTGGCGAGACAAGGACTGTGGCATTTCAACACCTGGACAGTAAACGATTTATAATCAGCATTGTATCATGTGAACATCAACTCAAtgtgtttctttctcttttcaggCTGTCTATAATGTGATATGTTATGAGGACCGAATGCGATTGAAGACTGCGATGGAGCTTTTAAAGGCCA is part of the Tripterygium wilfordii isolate XIE 37 chromosome 7, ASM1340144v1, whole genome shotgun sequence genome and encodes:
- the LOC120001720 gene encoding adenylate isopentenyltransferase-like — encoded protein: MGILPLPTTYQQYYSPTKLLSLSFKTGPPFKSLRRPSRLAPPRMDSSISPVRRKDKILVLMGATGTGKSSLSIDLATLFPSEIINSDKMQVYNGLDITTNKISIPDRCNVPHHLLGEIDPEEGEFIPSNFRSLAGFYISGIVSRGKLPLIVGGSNSFIHALVVDQFNADEDVFSTGWNSKSISTEFRYNCCFIWVDVSFPVLCDYLAKRVDEMLDLGMFEELAEFYNPGRVKTPTETGLRKAIGVPEFDRYFSKYPPMMEQRDDDWEWCRMRREAYEETVRAIKENTYQLVKRQLRKIERLRVAGWDLQRVDATEAFREVLFTSSMNKKQKMRPENQKNKKSGRWIEIWDKDVLQPTVKIVKHFLEEEEE
- the LOC120001304 gene encoding caffeoylshikimate esterase isoform X1, translated to MELSQALRSRTSQSYPLHQKLAFPVIVPRNHRRPAILLPRTSTKPQNRPLTVTAKMKSRIEGVSDELNSIASLNLDHAAARRRVRSAFFELQQQLDHPLFMLAPTGIRTEEWYERNSRGMEIFCKSWMPEAGVRMKGAVCFCHGYGDTCTFFFEGIAKRIAASGYCVYALDYPGFGLSGGLHGYIPSFDELVDDVIEQYTRIKGRPELRGLPRFILGQSMGGAVTLKVHLKEPREWDGVILVAPMCKVSEDLMPPAAVMKVLTFLSKVIPKAKLLPERDLAELMFREPGKKKMAVYNVICYEDRMRLKTAMELLKATNDIEMQVDKVSSPLLVLHGASDKVTDPSVSEFLYKKASSKDKTLKLYEGGYHCILEGEPDDRIATVIADIVSWLDSRCSAK
- the LOC120001304 gene encoding caffeoylshikimate esterase isoform X2 encodes the protein MKSRIEGVSDELNSIASLNLDHAAARRRVRSAFFELQQQLDHPLFMLAPTGIRTEEWYERNSRGMEIFCKSWMPEAGVRMKGAVCFCHGYGDTCTFFFEGIAKRIAASGYCVYALDYPGFGLSGGLHGYIPSFDELVDDVIEQYTRIKGRPELRGLPRFILGQSMGGAVTLKVHLKEPREWDGVILVAPMCKVSEDLMPPAAVMKVLTFLSKVIPKAKLLPERDLAELMFREPGKKKMAVYNVICYEDRMRLKTAMELLKATNDIEMQVDKVSSPLLVLHGASDKVTDPSVSEFLYKKASSKDKTLKLYEGGYHCILEGEPDDRIATVIADIVSWLDSRCSAK